The Helianthus annuus cultivar XRQ/B chromosome 15, HanXRQr2.0-SUNRISE, whole genome shotgun sequence genomic sequence CATGGGTtcaaatatcggcatgactgGGTACGAGATGTTTTGTGGGACATCCTGAGAAGAGTTGGGATTTCAGCTAAGAAAGAGGCTCCTGTGAATTTCCTTACGGACCccatggaagggagatctactctgTGACCAGCAGATCTGCTCGTCTTTGGTTGGGCTAgggggaaacacgcttgtgtTGACCTCACGGGGGTTTCCCCTCTGGTTGGCTTAAGGGAAAACGGGTTTGTAGCTGGTCAAGCAGCAAGAAAGGCAGAATCGAAGAAAGTTGACAAGCACGCTAAAGCTTGTGCAGAGAACCAGCATGTTTTTGTCCCTTTTGCCTTTGACACATTTGGCTCTCTAGCGCCAGAAGCTATCCAATTCCTGACCAGGGTCCAACGGGTCATCCACAACAATTGCTCGGCACCAAGGGGACGAGATTTTGTCTTTGGCAGATTAGGGTTTGCCATTCAGAAAGgggtggcggcgcagcttgttgcccgtctaccttttgttttgatgtaacttggcaAATATGAATGAAAAATATTTTGTTACTATAAAACTCACACTTctattcatttttttaccacaactactccacctcttctataatcatctctatcttatttaaaaaaaaaaaatctcatccaaccacaatatgaaaaatgaatcctcataatcgtggttttgacccgaacaaTCCGTGGGCATTACAAGAAACGCCTAGCCCACCATCCAATCGTCCAATTGCTCCCTTTTTAATACACTCCCCTATGCCGGATATGGCTGGTTACGCATTGTTTCTCTCTAATCGTTTGTATACTAACTTCCCTCACACCGACGATTCTATACCTAGCCCGATTCCACAAACGCCCATCAACCTTTCACAAACGCCCACCAACCTTTCCCAAACCGAAACCGTCCCCGAAACTCAACCCCTCATCGATGGTCCTTCCGCATCCAAACCCATCAAGAAGAGAAGTCACAAGAAAAAAACCGAGGCCGAGAAAGCACTTGAAAGcgccaaacgaaaacaacaaagatGGGTCCTTAAAGAAgaagttgcattggcgagggcttgggATGCACCGAAACAAAGACGAGATGATATGAAATTTCTAGCCCCAGCCCATCGATCACCTATCAGGTGAAGAGTTGGAACTAATGTTGGAGACGAGAGAAGAGATAAATCAAAAATATTACAAGCACTaggaatttttttatgtaatttcctttatttaaaaaacattattaaaaattttaaatttgttaataaaaaatttaaatatGAAGGTTTGGGctggccacgccccaaacccccgccccaccataccgtcttcaatgtgggtcagcccagcgaagcccacCCAAGCCACGTGTCGGGCCACGCCTCAAACCCCCACCCCACCATACCCTACGGTCTAAATTTTCTAGTTATAAATGATTAAAATGTattctgttttgtttttgttcttgCTATAAATGATTAAAATGTATTCTcctgttttgttttttattttattttatttatataagtgTTTTGAATAAACAATTAGAATGATTAAAAACTAACTTTAATCAATCATATAATTTACTATTCGAAATCACcctaaattaatatattaaataaaaagtataataataaaatataacaaTCTTATCTCATAACTCACATGTCACATGTTTCTTCATGTCAAGGTGGTAATATAAGACCCTAAAATCCCATGCGACAAGCCCATCCAACTTTCACTTTTCATTCTCACATTTAAAATGCCTTCAAATTGTCAGCTTCTGCTCTTTATAATACTCATCTTAGTACCTAAATCCATTTTCCTGGAGCTCTCACTTGCTTCTAGTGGTGAGACGCTTGTCTCCGATTGGAGGCCCATCAAGAATTTGAGTGACACAAAGGTGGTGGACGCCGCAAAGTTTGCAGTAGCAAGACACAACTTTGAGGCCAAGACTCGATTGATCTTTGACGATTTGGTAGACGGTGAAGTCAAGTCACATAGCGGAACAGATTACAATCTAACAATCGCGGCCAGAGATGATGGTGATACTGATTATGATGATACACCAAGGATATATGTAGCTATTGTTTCTCATAGGCAGTTTCAAGAATTTATGCGTCTTGATTCATTTAGGGGACCCGTTTAGATGATATGGAAGTTGAGTTATATGAAATACAATGATATCCAAAAATTATAACAATGATATCCAAGAATTATATATAAATCACTTGTTTATTTTGAGTGTCTAGAAAATTGAAAtggtttttttcttttcttttttattttttgtttttgtgtGAAATGAAATCCAATTATGGATCTCACGTAGAAATAAAAAagaagtttaatttcttaaataTGGGTAAGAAATTTGGTAGAGAACGAGCTGTAGCTTTTTTTAATCAATTTGGGATTTAAGTggcttttttttttcaaatgtatACTACATTTTAAAAGAATGGTAACCGGAGTTCTCTCCTGCAAACTCACAGAACGTGAAAGTTttagttttaaattttaaaattataaatctATGTATTTTTAATGAAATAACTTATAATTTTTTAGTAACTAATATAAATCTAAAAATGCAGTTTTGTTTCAAGTTCATTATCCATTTGAATAtaaattttagagttaattacatacttagtccctgtggtttacacaaactaacaatctaaggtactaatagtttaaaatcacttcCTGTGATACTAACTTTCCATTTTTTAACATGTGGGGgtattaattacatagttagtccttgtggtttacaCAAACTATCAATCTAAGGTACTAATAATTAACCAGGGAATTAACGTTAATACGCTCAACATGTTAAAAAATGGAAAGTTAGTACCCTAAgaagtgattttaaactattagtaccttagattgttactttgtgcaaaatacgaggactaactatgtaattaactctaaattttATTTGGTGCCAACTTGTATTCATGATGTGTGCCTCATCCACATATATAATCAGTGGCTTTACTCATGAGACACCATGCACAAGAAGATGTGTGTTATGGCAGTTGCTAGAATCATGCATATTAGTTACTTGGTTAGtgacttaggggctgtttggctaagcttttcaaaaCAGCTTATTTGCTTTTCTGAAAAGCAAATAAGTCAATAAGCTCTTTTGAAaagctttaaaaatgaagctTTTCAAAACAGCTTattgacttatttgtttttcaaaaagCAAATAAGTCAATAAGCTGTTTTGAAAAGCTCAGCCAAACAGCTGGGAGTAGTGGGTTAGATGGTTACAATTGTTAAGTCATATTTAAACGAGTTTGTATCTCCATTTTATTTTATGAATGAAAAGTTGGAGTTTATCTTAAAGTCTGATTCTTGCTAATATCTTGAGTTTGACCCACTCAACGGGTTATTTATCACAAATCCGATTAATAAATATCAATTCACcgtaaaattaaaaaaagaaaatagaTCTTTTCATTCAAAATTGTGAGCGCATAAGAGAGAACCCGGTTATAAACTATGTTACCACACTTTTTTCAAACAAAAAAATTACATTACAAGAATATTTAAAAGGAATACTATTTGGGAAGTGCCTCCTAGTCAAAGGTAATGAATAAGAACAAGAGGAGTGGCACCCTTGCTAGTTAATAACGACAAAGAAGGGGTCATCGTggcaaataaaaacaaaaaaaaggacTAGGACGGTGGCGGGTTTGAACATTGACTAAGGTTCTGTTGCTTCACTTGGATAAACGCCACCCAAATTTCGAATTAGTATTATCTTTAGAGTGAACTGTGAATTAAGAAATGCTAATGTGGGTTGGAAAACAAATTGAATTTTAGCCACCCGAAAAATAGCCATTTGAAAGAAACTGTTCGAAAATAAGCCGTTTGAAAAAATAGCGGTTGGAAAAATAGTCATTggaaattttaatattattttatcatttaactttattttttgtatttgttgtgtttttttatttttttagtttattttaataacaaaatattataataaattttaaataaattaaatataGATTTAAGTTAAAGGAAAACCAAGTGATGAGTTTGATAATGAAGTGGAATAACTTATTTTCGTAGAAAAAAATAGGTTTAGAATGATTGAGGTTTGTACTAAACTAGTAGATGCCTCGCCCGCGTTGCGGGACGATGGCCGAATagtgagcgagtgttaggcagctcattAACATGAAAACCAATTAAGtcgagtaaaccaattaaaacaaaacatttctAAAACAATgacaatattgtaatttttaactaaGGGAAAGTTGTATTTTTTTGACTGGGGTAAATTCGTACTTTGCCAAAAGTTAAAGTGATGGTAGTAAATTTGAATcaggggcaaaattgtaaattttcacgggggcaaattcgtaattttgaacttAGGGTAACAGCGTAATATAAATTTAAACTAAGCGcacaatcgtaattttaagctggagTCAAAACCACAATTTtgttttgaaccgagggcaaaatcgtaattttgagttgggggcaaaagcataattttattttgaaccggggaaaaaacgtaattttgaactgagagCGAAATTAGAATTTTTTAAACGGGGAAACATCACAGTTTTAAACAGagggcaagatcgtaatttttagctgggggcaaaaaaaaaaatttattttgaactgggggcgaaaaggtaattttgagctaagggcaaaaccacaattttattttgaatcgagTGAAAAATCGTAACTTTTAGCTGGGGACAAAAGCGTaatttattttgagctgggggaaaatcgtaattttaaagaggggcaaaaacgtaattttaaaatggatatcaaataataaactggttgggcCAATGGAGGAGTGCCAGCGAAAATCGTGATTTTGAATttagggcaaaatcgtaattctGATATGgggacaaaaacgtaatttattttgagctgggggcaaaacgataattttcaaatgaaaaaaaaaataataaacagttggtccaatgggggagtgccaggcagctttagggcaaaatcgtaattttgatatggggacaaaaacgtaattttattttaagcTGGGGGCAAAATGATAAttttcaaatgaaaaaaaaaataataaacagtTGGtacaatgggggagtgccaggcagcccCCATCTTGAAAATATATGTATGTAAATTACTGATGTGATAGGTTTGAATTTCAAACCCACCTTAATGTTGGAAATACTCTTGGTAGCAGAGTGTGTGTTGGTGAAGAAAATTTGGTGGAATTAGGATTGCGACCCGTCGCAATGCGACGGGGATACTTTAATTATAATTAAGTCAATTTAGGACcagcacgttatgttaaacctgtcaaacggggaaaaaataaacgatgtaaaaacgttcacccacacacgcgtgctacgtcgtgttaactcgcaaaatttagaacgaaatgtaaaaacgttaaaccaaagacgcacgttgcgatgtgttacgtcacaaaatttagaaccaagcataaagcgaaaaatttgcggaaaatgaaaactataaaggatcaaagttgaaaataaaaagttatgaggatagattgcaaaagataaaaagttttgggttaaaagtaaaaaaacaaatagttttgggttaaaagtaatttatgaaatacttttgggtgaaaagttaaaaaaaatcaattttttttagaaaacccccaaagccaacgttacgacaaccatatgcataaccatttttctttgaaaaccccctaAAGctcaccccgcgttgcggcggggcgtaaaacggtgtcaaatagtactaatgtcacacaaccgtcatcgaccaccaacactgactcgacctaggatatgcgtgttgcgacaaacctgtcaaacatggaaaaatagaggtaaaaacattgaaccacagatgcacgttgcgtcgtattaactcgaaaaaaaTAGACCTATACGTAAAatgaaaatttgcgaaagataaaaagtataagtgacaaaagttgtgaaattaaattgcaaataatgaaaagttttgggttaaagttaaaaaaataaattatgtagggttaaaattgaaaaaaggtAAAAATcttgggttaaaactaaaaaatcaagttttttttttttttttgaaaaactcccaaagcaCAAAGTACAACTAATAATGCACAAAACACTTGCaaacttatatatggaataatgtTTGTGTATGGTTCCCAGCCATGTAAAACGTTGACTCCTTTCTTGGGCTCGTGGAAAATATCAACAGATTTAAAGGATCAGCTTTGTGGAGAGAGCTTTATGGAGAGACACTGGTAATGGTTTGCTATGTGGTTTCGTGGAAAGTGTGGAAGGCTTGTAATGGTAAAATATTTGAAGACAAGCCGTTCCGGCTTTTGAAGATTGTTGATGAGATAAAAAAAAAGAGACCTTTAGGTGGGTGAAACGTAGAGCACATTTAGGGGATATTGTTTGATAGAGATGACGTGATTTTAATATGCGAGACATCATAGATTaatgtttttgtttctttgttttttttgAGACTCCTAGTTTTCTACTGGCCCTTTGtatgtttttatagttttctaTAAAAAtgcagccgtaaaaaaaaatattttggttGAAACAATTTAGGATCTTATAGTACcacaaaaaaatatgtttttaagtAACTTTTTAATATGTGTGACCCGGTAGACCCACTTAATCTGGTAAAGATAAAATACAACCAATTAAATTCTCCTATCGTAGGTAAATTGGTCAAAAACTCCTACTGCTCTTAGTTTACATAAATGTTGTAAATCAAAGGTTTGAGATGTGACACTAAAAGCACGTGTATGCTTTTTTTAAGAGGCATCTAAATGCTTCCATCCATATTTAAGCTTGTTTTGAATACCTTCATTTTAGAACATAACTAGTTGGTGCCCCGCCTGCGTTACGGGGCGATGACCGAATAATAAGCGAGTGTTAGTCAGCTCAATGACACGAAAAACAATTAattcgagtcaaccaattaaaacaaaacacttttatagttttaataaaaaaaactaaaataatggcagtattgtaatttttaactgagggaaagttgtattttttgactgggtaaaatagtaatttgaCAAAAGCTAAAGTAATGGCAATACTGTAAATTTGAATctagggcaaaattgtaaattttcatAGGGGCAAATTCGTTTATTTTTAACTTGGGGGTAACAacgtaatataaatttgaactaagggcacaatCATAATTTTAAGTTTGAGGCAAAtgcacaattttattttgaatcgagggaaaaatcgtaattttgagatgggggaaaaacataattttattttgaactggggagaaacgtaattttgaattgagggcgaaatcacaatttttaaacggggaaaaatcacattttttacCAGAggacaaaatcataatttttaagtgggggcaaaaacaaaattttattttgaactagaggcgaaaaggtaattctgagctgagggcaaaaccacaattttattttgaatgaagggaaaaatcgtaattttgagctggggacaaaagcgtaattttatttaaGGCTGGgtgcaaaaccataattttagaGAGGGACAAAAACGTGATTTTAGAATGGGTATAAAATAATAatctggttggtccaatgggagaGAGCCAGGCAAAGTCGTAATTTTTAATTGAGAgcaagatcgtaattttgagatggggacaaaaagcgtaattttattttgagctgcgggcaaaaacgtaattttattttgagctatgggcaaaaacgtaattttaaaatgaatataaaacaaaaaccttgttggtccaatgggggagtgccacacagctgtgtggcactattcccccaaGTTGTTTTTGTAGAAGTTGTATTTTTTGACTGTGGTAAAATCTTAATTTGACAAAAGCTAAAGTAATGGCAGTACTGTAAATTTGAACctggggcaaaattgtaaattttcatAAGGGCAAATTCGTTTATTTTTAACTTGGGGTAACAacgtaatataaatttgaactaagggcacaatCATAATTTTAAGCTTGAGGCAAAtgcacaattttattttgaatcgagggaaaaattcgtaattttgagctgggggcaaaaacataattttattttgaactggggagaaacgtaattttgaattgagggcgaaatcacaatttttaaacggggaaaaatcacattttttacAAGAGggtaaaacgtaatttttaagtgggggcaaaaacaaaattttattttgaactggaggcgaaaaggtaattctgaggtgagggcaaaaccacaattttattttgaatgaagggaaaaatcgtaattttgagctggggacaaaagcgtaattttattttgagctgggtgcaaaaccgtaattttagaGAGGGACAAAAACGTGATTTtagaatggatataaaataatatactggttggtccaatgggagaGTGCCAGGCAAAGTCATAATTTTGAATTGAGAgcaagatcgtaattttgagatggggacaaaaagcgtaattttattttgagctgtgagcaaaaacgtaattttattttgaagtaggggcaaaaacgtaattttaaaatgaatataaaacaaaaacCTTGTTGATCCAATAGGGGAGTGCCACACACCGAAATTGTTTTTGTATACGTAGGGTAATTTCAAAATTTCATAACAGAAATCAAAAAAATCAATTCTGtagaaaataaaattaaaatagtAACTGAAAATAAGTACCAGGATTAAGAGCATCATAATGGAAAGCCTAAAAAACACCATCATGTTACCCATGCTCATTCCCACTCGCGTTTTGCCCCTTCCAAGGCAAAAAAATAAATATCTGATATTATTTGTAATATTAGTCTCTCGTACATTCGCTTTGTCTTAAATGGGTTGTCCATTTAAGACTTACAGATTTGTTTTTAGTTACTCTAGTGTAGATTTTCTAGAAGGTTACTCATTCTAATACTACTTTCACCTGAGCATGTTTAAGTGTAAATTTTATGTGCTCTACAACTAATGCGCCCGATATTTGAGACAGGCCGTATATTAGGAACCAAGAATCTCTCTTGGCTATGATCGATGTGAGATTTGCAAGGGTATTACAATTTTGTAACATCTTACCTCTCCTACCAACAATATTGTCAGTTTTGCCCTTGATAGCTTGTCTATCTAAGAACTCATGGATTTGTTTTTGGTTGTCCTTGTCTCATACTTCCCAGGAAGTCACCCATCTTGTACTCTCACCTAAGCATGTTTAAATGTAGATTTCACATACTACTTCCACTTGGCATGTTTAACTGTAGATTTCATCTGCTCTACAACCAATGCTTCCAATATTTGAGACATGCCGTATCTTAGGAACCAAGAATCTTTCTTGGGTATGATCGATATAAGATTTGCATAGGTATTACAATTTTGTAATATCTTGCCTCTCGTACCAACAATATTGTCAGCTTTGCCCTTGATAGCTTGTCCATGTAAGAACTCATGGATTTGTTTTTTTGTTGTCCTTGTCTCATACTTCCCAGGAAGTCACCCATCTTGTACTCTCACCTAAGCACGCTTGATTGTTGAGTCTTCATCTATTTCACAACCAATGCATCCAAAACAAATCCGTGAGTTTGTAGATGGGCACCCCATTGGGGTCAAAATGGACAATTTTGGTGGTACAAGAGGTTAGATGTCTCGCACCCCATTGTAGATACTCTCTCCTATGAGACATGTGTCCGCTTCTTTCCTCACATGAGTTCAAACCTTAAGCATTGTAGAGGGTCACACAAATCTCTCTCTCCTATGAGACGTATCTCCTCTTCTTGCCTCACATGAGTTCAAACCTTGAGCGTTGTAGAGGGTCAAACAAATTATATGAATCCATCCAAGGCTCCACCTTCAAAATCTGTCTAAGACTACCTTAATCATTGCCTAAAAGATCGTATAATTCAGCAAAATgaatagtgtcacaccccaaccgctggcggaatcatcggggcgcgacactgagcgaaacagattgtctagaagtttccataacaattatcattaccaaacaatttaaagtaacatgtcccataccatgtctcaaaaggtaaacaaattattacagacaaaatgtAGGAaaatagttctgttccgacaactcagatttttaaatagcccaattgtttatctgcttctagagactcctgATTAcatttgtacagacaactatttgttggcctctagaaacttattatagcctcgctttcctagcagataagcatcctaaatacctgtcacatacgttaaaataaaagtcaatacacatagtgtaaaggtgagcatacaagtttgataatagcatatagagttcgaaatagtttacgcataaccagcacgtacacagaggaaaacgaagcatgttagttatcgacatgaacctattgataccaatgactgcgggttgactgcccaaggcagttcgcaatacaggatcaccactgtaatccatgcaagtaattgtccttaacaacccccgagtgaatgggtgctgagtccaaactaatagtactacagtcgttaaggcaggtagacatcattccatgtgtaaacataacaaacaagcactcatttagtcacgtaatacatgcggtaacggttagcgttaaacgtattgcgtagtgtgtttgatgtgatttcgtataagtaacgtatgtaacacccaaaagtgcttaaagcaaaaagggatcgagtatactcacagcgattggatggattgaagggagcgcttgagagtaaggttagcctgaataatTCGATAACATAACGATAAGTGATGCGTAAAACGAGGATAAGTGTTGGTAGGTCGGACAGTTGGTCGACCGGATGGCAGTCCGATGGGTCGGCTGGCCGTGTGTGTGACAGTCCGTTCGaacagttgtccggtcggacggtagtccgatcgggtgactattcgagtggattgtttcttcatttgagtaggatgtgtttgtgtatgatggtttgacttttgaagtttttgttgtagcatttgaaaacattgaagtgtttctacctttcaggtcggtcgatcggttagtcgttcgatcggccggaaACCCAATCGGCTAGGCACTTTAATGAGAACAAGTTCGCAGCAGAATGTTACTCGATCGAAcaacagttcgatcgggtggcattccgagtgcattaaacatgttgaaaaatcgattaagtgttaaagccTAAGTATCTCCTGATCcaaagagtaatccgatcggattagggctgttcacgagctgAACCGAACTGATCAGACCTTTcctcgtgctcggttcgtttacaaaacGATCCAAACTGAACCGAGCATTTTTTCAACCGAGCCAAAGTCGAGCGAGCATCTTTCGATCCGAGAATTTTTCGAACGAACGTCGAGCGAGTATCAAGCGTTGTAGAATAAACAAGGTAAATGACGATGGGAGTGCTAGTTATTAGAATAAAGTGCAGTTTTCGTCCCTGATATTTCGTCCAATAGAACACAAgtaaaaatttaacaaataatAAGGAATACAAAAACATTCAACTAGTTCTATCGAGATTAACTAAGCGGGAAGATAAATCGTCGATCGATTGAAACATACCCTTGTTCTATcggaagtttgaaattgaatgaatCAATTGAAGCAAAACCATGACGAGTTGGCGTCTTGGCCAGTGGCGATGGAGAAATCGAATAACGATGGCCAGTGGGGGGTTTTGATTAGGGTCTTGCACTTCTGAATCAAATGGCGGGTTGATACTTGAGTATTGATCGACGCTTCACATTTTAGTATTGGATAATGGACTATTGGTATTAGGTTTCTGTAACAACTGTCAccaaaatcaataattaggacgataattagtcaataagaaaaccctaattgagacaccccaAGTAATGCTGCATTAGctctaaaattttcagaacaatcggaatcaggatcagggtccctaaaactcaaggggggcaaaaccTATTTGAATAATTATCTATTAAAATCGTTGTTTAAAGCTGATTGGCCGAATGTTTTGATtcacccaagctagtcccgagcctaggcagcctataattagactgcttagcttacggaccgtaagggatcaggcatacggtctgtaagcgagtcccaaaaattactataaatagcagacattgggacttgaactGAGAAATGAAAACGACGTAAAGTTGCTGTCTATACGTCGAGTTAAGGTCGTTATACtataattaaacacacacgatcacgaggtgctgccgcaatcagggtaataactcgatcgctattacgattcaacgtccgatcgattataactatccaacgattgtttgagtgctgctcaaattgagctgatactttgttattcattgtgatttcgacttgaatgtttgagtgctgttcgaattcggactatgctctgtcattcgttgtgaatccattgaattattaagtattgcacttattaattgttgtgagggtttaatctcgtgaattgacgtaactgctgaattagttactaacccgtttgtgtgtgtgcatttatttaaattaggttaatcacaggcaaatcagtaaggcttaaactctgctcgtaaaatccgcaatgtgagtcattctctttttatcaaactgttttacaaaactccaagttattttcaaagttataattacagggattaagtctttgtaatcaccaaattacagccggtatgtggggttttgtatacattacttgataatcttcaacattggggcagccaatgggtgatatgaccataatcacagacaccactggacaggtgggccagtgggtcgagtgataaagtaccgtgggtagttggtttgatgtcagaaacattgtaatcgctcttaatactgtgaattataactaatgtgtcgttttagtaaaatgaatgattcactcagtatttccccgctgacaaaactttttcaaacatgtttcaggtgatatgttgtgagcaaagaaagagaagtgtcgtgaagcactcccagcttagaaaagtggctcattgtaaataaataaaagaaacatgttttgaaaataaagatttcccagagAAATCacgttattgtaaattatggatTTTATTcagttataaaacgggcagtttgaattattgaaagatcctctttttaaaagacttcccctgtcgcctaaaatttaaataccgcaggatttctgtcccgcggctcctgaaacgggtaaaaccgggtcgggggccgtgacagaaataaggtggtatcagagccactgttttaagcttactgattaagctcactgttctaattgatttaagcctattgaaaaacaattaggaaaattttatttgtcattctgtgaatatatgcttattaactgattaatggttgaaattacagtatgggtaaacaaaagatttctgctatctaccgcaaattagatagtacacctaaagaacagggaacctcttcctccaaatctcccatcgagttagaggaaggaatctttgttcgtaaggcaaattatgaaaatccacttacaccggagaaaaggaatttgattattagaaagggtcaagagaaaaagaaaccccaaaccaagagagtgaggtttaaacCGGAGATTCAGGAAATTAGCAATAATCCACCAGGAGAAAATAACccagat encodes the following:
- the LOC110909627 gene encoding cysteine proteinase inhibitor 4; amino-acid sequence: MPSNCQLLLFIILILVPKSIFLELSLASSGETLVSDWRPIKNLSDTKVVDAAKFAVARHNFEAKTRLIFDDLVDGEVKSHSGTDYNLTIAARDDGDTDYDDTPRIYVAIVSHRQFQEFMRLDSFRGPV